One Glycocaulis abyssi DNA window includes the following coding sequences:
- the lpxD gene encoding UDP-3-O-(3-hydroxymyristoyl)glucosamine N-acyltransferase codes for MAVDFRFYHRVGELNAKDIAGELDAELAGNPVCSAVDVASASAPSPGALVFVESTKALEAIASHPCVIIASAEALKGQSFHPGSALITVKHPKAAFAVMAPRVIAPRGNDSSSAIHPSAVIGQGAVISPGVYVGAGASIGENCHIGPNAVIGTGVEIGDGTHVGACAVIGFAVIGRNCRIGPGSVIGEAGFGLVPGPQGLLELPHFGRVVIGGDVRIGANCTIDRGMFGDTVLGDGVKLDNLCHIAHNVQVGAHTLMAAFAGVSGSVNIGRGAQFGGRVGVVDHVTIGDGVRLAANASPAGDVPAGETWAGQPAQPIRSWLRELAVLKRLAAPKRRTVDAGRAAGQDKDDE; via the coding sequence GTGGCCGTTGACTTCCGGTTTTATCACCGTGTCGGCGAGCTGAACGCGAAGGACATTGCCGGCGAGCTCGATGCCGAGCTCGCCGGCAATCCTGTTTGCAGCGCTGTTGATGTAGCCTCCGCCAGCGCTCCATCCCCCGGAGCGCTGGTATTCGTTGAGTCAACGAAAGCGCTGGAGGCAATTGCCTCCCACCCATGCGTCATCATCGCGTCCGCAGAAGCGCTGAAAGGCCAGAGTTTTCATCCCGGATCGGCGCTGATTACGGTTAAACACCCCAAGGCAGCCTTTGCTGTCATGGCACCACGGGTGATTGCCCCGCGCGGCAATGATTCCTCCAGCGCGATCCACCCCTCCGCTGTAATCGGGCAGGGCGCGGTTATCAGTCCCGGCGTCTATGTCGGTGCCGGTGCATCTATTGGCGAGAACTGCCATATCGGTCCGAACGCGGTCATCGGCACCGGCGTCGAGATCGGCGATGGCACACATGTTGGCGCGTGTGCTGTCATCGGATTTGCGGTGATCGGGCGCAATTGCCGGATCGGACCGGGCAGCGTGATCGGCGAGGCCGGTTTTGGCCTGGTGCCAGGCCCGCAAGGTCTTCTGGAACTTCCCCATTTCGGCCGCGTCGTGATCGGCGGCGATGTACGTATCGGCGCCAACTGCACCATAGATCGCGGGATGTTCGGCGACACCGTGCTGGGCGATGGGGTGAAGCTCGATAATCTGTGTCACATCGCGCACAATGTTCAGGTGGGCGCCCACACGTTGATGGCCGCGTTCGCGGGGGTTTCAGGCAGCGTGAATATCGGCCGCGGAGCCCAGTTCGGTGGCCGGGTCGGGGTCGTTGACCACGTCACCATTGGTGACGGGGTGCGGCTTGCGGCCAATGCCTCACCAGCCGGAGATGTGCCAGCGGGTGAAACCTGGGCCGGACAGCCTGCCCAGCCTATCCGAAGCTGGCTTCGCGAGCTTGCCGTGCTCAAACGCCTGGCGGCGCCGAAACGGCGCACGGTTGACGCTGGCCGCGCTGCAGGGCAGGACAAGGATGACGAGTGA
- the fabZ gene encoding 3-hydroxyacyl-ACP dehydratase FabZ, with translation MTDLASVIGPDEILMRLPHRFPFLLVDRAHSYVEGESITGIKCVSAGEPYFQGHFPENPVMPGVLMIEALAQTGALLMSKTLDADISNTVILFIGVDRARFRKPVRPGDVLEMPVRVVANRRGLFRFEGDALVNGVKVADAAFSATSAQRQGEAS, from the coding sequence ATGACCGACCTTGCCAGTGTTATCGGGCCGGATGAAATCCTGATGCGCCTGCCGCACCGGTTCCCGTTTCTGCTGGTGGATCGCGCGCATAGCTATGTCGAGGGCGAGTCCATAACCGGCATCAAATGCGTGTCAGCCGGAGAGCCCTATTTTCAGGGCCACTTCCCCGAAAATCCCGTCATGCCCGGCGTGCTGATGATAGAGGCGCTGGCACAGACAGGCGCCTTGCTGATGTCGAAAACACTCGACGCCGATATCTCCAACACCGTGATTCTGTTTATCGGCGTGGACAGGGCGCGGTTTCGCAAGCCGGTGCGTCCGGGCGATGTACTGGAGATGCCGGTCCGTGTGGTCGCCAACCGCAGAGGATTGTTCAGGTTTGAGGGCGACGCGCTGGTCAACGGGGTGAAAGTGGCCGATGCCGCGTTCTCCGCGACATCGGCGCAGCGCCAGGGAGAGGCATCGTGA
- the lpxA gene encoding acyl-ACP--UDP-N-acetylglucosamine O-acyltransferase has translation MSTFIHPSAIVEPGAELGKDVEIGPFCQIGPKVKIGDRTRLVSHVSVRNQTEIGADCLVHPFAALGSPPQDFKYKGGDVSLVIGDRNTMREHVTMHLGTETARGTTRVGSGGYFMVGAHVGHDCIVGDNVVFANNATLGGEVVIGDYVIMGGLSAIHQKCRVGRYAFVGGGAPVTGDIIPYGMVDNHGYLAGLNLVGMKRRGFSRDLIHDLRAAYRLVFAAEGAFSERVEDASRLFEQRPEVMEIINFVKAPAARPLCGPEQG, from the coding sequence GTGAGCACGTTTATCCACCCGTCCGCGATTGTCGAACCGGGAGCCGAGCTGGGCAAGGATGTCGAAATCGGACCGTTCTGCCAGATCGGTCCGAAAGTGAAGATCGGGGACCGTACACGTCTCGTCTCCCATGTCAGCGTGCGCAACCAGACGGAAATCGGTGCTGACTGCCTGGTGCACCCGTTTGCGGCGCTCGGCTCGCCGCCGCAGGATTTCAAATACAAGGGCGGCGATGTCAGCCTGGTGATCGGCGACCGCAACACGATGCGTGAGCACGTGACCATGCATCTGGGCACCGAGACCGCCCGCGGCACGACGCGCGTTGGCTCCGGGGGCTATTTCATGGTCGGTGCCCATGTCGGGCATGACTGCATCGTTGGCGATAATGTGGTGTTCGCCAACAATGCTACGCTCGGCGGCGAGGTAGTGATAGGCGATTACGTCATCATGGGCGGGCTATCAGCCATTCATCAGAAATGCCGCGTGGGCCGCTATGCGTTTGTAGGCGGCGGCGCGCCGGTGACGGGCGACATCATCCCTTATGGCATGGTCGACAATCACGGCTATCTGGCCGGGTTGAATCTGGTGGGTATGAAGCGGCGCGGCTTTTCACGCGACCTCATCCACGATCTGCGCGCCGCCTACCGGCTGGTATTTGCCGCAGAAGGCGCGTTTTCTGAACGGGTAGAGGATGCCAGCCGCCTGTTCGAGCAGCGCCCCGAAGTGATGGAAATCATCAATTTCGTGAAGGCGCCAGCAGCACGCCCGCTTTGCGGCCCCGAACAGGGCTAG
- a CDS encoding LpxI family protein → MDTSWTRLGLIAGGGTLPRLVAQACEADGRLGCVIALSGFADPADYTDPLVRTIGQFGHVVEDLRVAGCDAVCFAGIVTRPDFRSFVPDLEGAKLLPKLLAAAVRGDDALLRVVVKAFEARGLKVVGADELSSSLLAPAGMIGGDVDAGPHQPDIAKAMQMAAAIGALDAGQGAVVCDGLVLALEAQEGTDAMLERVASLPENIRGTRQTPRGVLAKRPKPQQERRIDLPVVGVETVERAAAAGLAGIAVEAGAALILGSDAVDDAARRHGIFVIGVSPDS, encoded by the coding sequence ATGGACACCAGCTGGACACGCCTTGGCCTGATCGCAGGTGGCGGTACATTGCCGCGCCTGGTGGCGCAGGCGTGTGAAGCTGACGGACGGCTTGGCTGTGTGATTGCGCTGTCCGGCTTTGCTGATCCGGCCGACTACACCGATCCGCTGGTGCGCACGATCGGCCAGTTCGGCCATGTGGTGGAAGATCTCAGGGTTGCAGGATGTGATGCGGTCTGTTTTGCCGGCATCGTGACGCGTCCTGATTTTCGCAGCTTCGTGCCGGACCTTGAGGGCGCGAAGCTTCTGCCAAAACTGCTCGCCGCTGCCGTGCGCGGCGACGACGCGCTGCTTCGCGTGGTGGTAAAGGCTTTCGAGGCACGCGGATTGAAGGTTGTGGGCGCAGACGAGTTGTCCTCCTCCCTATTGGCGCCCGCCGGAATGATTGGCGGCGATGTAGATGCCGGGCCTCACCAGCCTGACATCGCCAAGGCCATGCAGATGGCGGCCGCTATCGGGGCGCTGGATGCCGGGCAGGGCGCCGTCGTGTGCGACGGGCTGGTGCTGGCGCTGGAGGCGCAGGAAGGCACTGACGCCATGCTGGAACGCGTCGCCAGCCTGCCGGAGAATATTCGCGGCACGCGCCAGACCCCGCGCGGTGTTCTGGCCAAGCGTCCAAAACCGCAGCAGGAGCGCCGGATCGATCTTCCGGTCGTGGGGGTAGAAACGGTTGAGCGGGCGGCCGCAGCGGGGCTTGCAGGTATCGCTGTAGAGGCGGGTGCGGCGCTGATCCTGGGCAGTGACGCCGTTGACGACGCCGCGCGCCGCCACGGCATATTCGTTATCGGCGTTTCGCCGGACAGCTGA
- the lpxB gene encoding lipid-A-disaccharide synthase encodes MASANRPLRVFVVAAEPSGDMVGAELIRALRAANPNVEIAGVGREAMAAEGVATDIDLSALSVLGLFDGLRVWRQVHERANACARAAAAFNADQVVLIDSWGFMLRVAWKVREACPGARIVKYIGPQAFATRPGRAKTLARAVDNLLAIHPFDPEYFEPYGLPTIVVGNPALERDLTGDGAGFRRQHAIADDARVMLVLFGSRKAEVERLFDDFADTAEALAKDRPDLRLVTVVAPSVAESVRDRLASRDTLSGMIVVGPEERLDAFAAADAALACSGTVTLELSRMGVPGVVGYRLGPVAWTIAWNFMLKAPYVSLVNLAAGRELLPERLQNRAVPEYLVPEMARLLDDAEHRRAVSKALVETTKRMAGNGEGASVNAARALIDLGPK; translated from the coding sequence ATGGCCTCCGCTAACCGGCCTTTACGCGTATTTGTCGTGGCCGCCGAGCCCTCTGGCGACATGGTGGGCGCCGAGCTTATCCGCGCCTTGCGCGCCGCAAACCCGAACGTGGAGATTGCCGGCGTGGGCCGGGAAGCCATGGCGGCTGAAGGCGTCGCCACTGATATCGATCTGTCAGCGCTGTCGGTTCTGGGCCTCTTTGACGGCTTGCGCGTCTGGCGGCAGGTGCATGAGCGCGCGAATGCGTGTGCGCGCGCGGCGGCAGCGTTCAATGCCGATCAGGTCGTGCTGATCGATTCCTGGGGCTTCATGCTGCGCGTGGCGTGGAAAGTGCGTGAAGCCTGCCCGGGGGCGCGCATCGTCAAATATATCGGCCCGCAAGCCTTTGCGACGCGGCCCGGCCGGGCCAAGACGCTTGCGCGGGCGGTCGACAATCTTCTGGCCATTCATCCATTCGACCCGGAGTATTTTGAGCCCTACGGCCTGCCGACCATCGTGGTGGGCAATCCCGCGCTGGAACGCGATCTGACCGGGGACGGCGCAGGCTTCCGCCGCCAGCACGCAATTGCTGACGATGCGCGCGTCATGCTGGTCCTGTTTGGCAGCCGGAAGGCGGAGGTCGAAAGGCTGTTTGATGATTTTGCCGATACGGCCGAGGCGCTGGCGAAAGACCGCCCTGACCTGCGTCTGGTGACGGTAGTGGCGCCGTCGGTCGCGGAGTCTGTGCGCGACCGTCTGGCGAGCCGCGATACGCTCTCTGGAATGATCGTGGTGGGACCGGAAGAGCGCCTCGACGCCTTTGCCGCTGCCGATGCCGCCCTTGCGTGCTCCGGTACGGTAACACTGGAGCTGTCACGCATGGGCGTGCCGGGCGTGGTCGGCTACCGGCTGGGGCCTGTTGCCTGGACCATCGCCTGGAACTTCATGCTCAAGGCGCCCTATGTCAGCCTGGTCAATCTGGCAGCCGGCCGGGAGCTATTGCCCGAACGTCTGCAGAACCGCGCCGTGCCCGAATATCTGGTGCCGGAAATGGCAAGGCTGCTCGATGACGCGGAACACCGGCGCGCGGTCTCCAAGGCGCTGGTGGAAACCACGAAACGCATGGCGGGAAACGGCGAGGGCGCGAGCGTCAATGCCGCCCGCGCCCTCATTGACCTTGGCCCGAAATAA
- the gltA gene encoding citrate synthase, with the protein MKNKTDKTGSAQLTINGKTIELPVLAGSVGPDVIDIRTLYRDAGVFTYDPGFTSTASCESQITYIDGDEGVLLYRGYPIDQLAENSSFIEVSYLLLHGELPSAKELETFDWTIRRHTMLHDQFDQFFRGYRRDAHPMAVMVGTVGALAAFYHDSTDINDPKARTIASHRMIAKMPTIAARAFKYSVGQPFISPRNELDYASNFLRMCFAVPAEDYEVSPTLARAMDRIFILHADHEQNASTSTVRLAGSSGANPFACIAAGIASLWGPAHGGANEAALNMLEEIGSVDRIPEFIKRAKDKDDPFRLMGFGHRVYKNYDPRAKVMRTTCHEVLDELGVKDDPLLQVALELERIALEDPYFVEKKLYPNIDFYSGITLRAMGFPTEMFTVLFALARTVGWIAQWSEMIEDPTQKIGRPRQVFTGATERAYLPVSKR; encoded by the coding sequence ATGAAGAACAAGACCGACAAAACGGGCTCCGCCCAGCTGACCATTAACGGGAAAACGATCGAGCTGCCGGTTCTGGCTGGCTCCGTAGGCCCCGATGTCATCGATATCCGCACGCTCTACCGCGATGCGGGCGTGTTCACCTACGATCCGGGCTTCACCTCCACAGCCAGCTGTGAAAGCCAGATCACCTATATTGACGGCGATGAAGGCGTGCTGCTCTATCGCGGCTATCCCATTGACCAGCTGGCGGAAAACTCCTCCTTCATCGAGGTGTCCTACCTGCTGCTGCACGGCGAGCTGCCCTCGGCCAAAGAGCTGGAGACGTTTGACTGGACGATCCGCCGGCACACCATGCTGCACGACCAGTTCGACCAGTTCTTCCGCGGCTATCGGCGCGATGCGCACCCGATGGCGGTGATGGTCGGCACGGTCGGCGCGCTGGCCGCCTTCTACCACGACTCCACCGACATCAATGATCCCAAGGCGCGCACCATTGCCAGCCACCGCATGATCGCAAAAATGCCGACGATTGCGGCGCGGGCGTTCAAATACTCGGTCGGCCAGCCCTTCATCAGCCCGCGCAACGAGCTGGACTACGCCTCCAACTTCCTGCGCATGTGCTTTGCCGTGCCTGCCGAGGATTATGAAGTTTCTCCCACGCTGGCCCGCGCGATGGACCGCATCTTCATCCTGCACGCCGATCACGAGCAGAACGCCTCCACCTCGACGGTGCGCCTTGCCGGTTCGTCCGGTGCCAATCCGTTCGCCTGTATCGCGGCCGGCATTGCCTCGCTGTGGGGCCCTGCCCATGGCGGTGCCAACGAGGCCGCGCTCAACATGCTGGAAGAGATCGGGTCGGTTGACCGTATCCCTGAATTCATCAAGCGCGCCAAGGACAAGGATGATCCGTTCCGCCTGATGGGCTTTGGCCACCGCGTCTACAAGAATTACGACCCGCGCGCGAAAGTCATGCGCACCACCTGCCATGAGGTGCTCGACGAGCTGGGCGTGAAGGACGATCCGCTGCTTCAGGTGGCGCTGGAACTGGAGCGTATCGCGCTGGAAGATCCGTATTTTGTCGAGAAGAAGCTCTACCCGAATATCGACTTCTATTCGGGCATCACGCTGCGCGCGATGGGCTTCCCCACCGAGATGTTCACGGTGCTCTTCGCCTTGGCCCGCACGGTTGGCTGGATCGCGCAATGGTCTGAAATGATTGAAGACCCGACCCAGAAGATCGGCCGCCCGCGTCAGGTCTTCACTGGCGCCACCGAGCGTGCCTACCTGCCGGTCAGCAAGCGCTAG
- the gltX gene encoding glutamate--tRNA ligase, translating to MQNRQDIITRFAPSPTGFLHIGGARTALFNYLFARQAGGQFKLRIEDTDRERSTTQAVDAILAGMSWLGLEWDGDAVSQHARADRHREVAEELVVQGKAFRCYCTHEEVEKLREEAFAEGRALRSPWRDGGTPPDDRRFTVRFRAPDSDVTLNDAVQGEVRWASKEFDDLILLRADGNPTYNLAVVVDDHDMGVTHIIRGDDHLVNGGRQAQLYDALGWDRPIFAHIPLIHGPDGKKLSKRHGALGAEAYRDMGYLPEGLRNYLARLGWSHGDQELFSDAELIAAFSLEGLNKAPARLDFDKMAFVNHHHIRQADNTRLLALLMERLEGQDGLVSGAVANARLTPAMDMLKERSKTLAEMESQAYFLLRERPFSLDDAARKHLSPDALARLSRLRGVLAAHNDWNSESLGTVLKAFAESEGVGFGKIGQPLRAVLTGGAPAPDMSLVLGLLGRDETLARLDDHARLD from the coding sequence GTGCAAAACAGACAAGACATCATCACGCGCTTTGCGCCCTCGCCCACCGGCTTCCTCCATATCGGAGGGGCGCGTACCGCCTTGTTCAACTATCTTTTTGCGCGCCAGGCGGGTGGTCAATTCAAGCTGCGAATTGAAGATACCGACCGCGAGCGCTCCACCACACAAGCCGTGGATGCGATTCTGGCCGGCATGAGCTGGCTGGGCCTGGAATGGGATGGCGATGCCGTGTCCCAGCATGCGCGCGCCGACCGGCACCGCGAAGTGGCCGAAGAGCTGGTCGTGCAAGGAAAGGCATTCCGCTGCTATTGCACGCACGAAGAAGTGGAAAAGCTGCGTGAAGAAGCCTTTGCTGAAGGCCGCGCCCTGCGCTCTCCCTGGCGCGATGGCGGCACGCCGCCCGATGATCGCCGGTTTACGGTCCGCTTTCGCGCGCCGGACAGCGATGTCACGCTGAATGACGCCGTTCAGGGCGAAGTGCGCTGGGCCTCCAAGGAGTTTGACGACCTCATCCTGCTGCGTGCCGATGGCAACCCGACCTATAATCTCGCCGTGGTGGTCGATGACCATGATATGGGCGTGACCCACATCATCCGCGGTGACGATCATCTGGTGAATGGCGGGCGCCAGGCCCAGCTTTACGACGCGCTGGGCTGGGATCGGCCGATCTTTGCCCATATCCCGCTCATTCACGGGCCTGATGGCAAGAAACTGTCCAAGCGCCATGGCGCGCTGGGCGCGGAAGCCTATCGCGATATGGGCTATCTGCCGGAGGGCTTGCGCAATTATCTGGCACGGCTTGGCTGGAGCCATGGCGACCAGGAATTGTTCAGCGATGCGGAACTGATCGCCGCCTTCTCGCTTGAAGGGCTGAACAAGGCCCCTGCCCGGCTCGATTTCGACAAGATGGCGTTTGTGAACCACCATCATATCCGCCAGGCCGACAATACGCGGCTTCTGGCGCTGCTGATGGAACGCCTGGAGGGTCAGGACGGGCTGGTCAGCGGCGCGGTGGCGAACGCCCGGTTAACGCCTGCGATGGATATGCTGAAAGAGCGTTCAAAAACACTCGCCGAAATGGAATCGCAAGCCTATTTTCTCCTCCGCGAACGCCCGTTCAGCCTTGATGATGCGGCGCGCAAGCACCTGTCTCCCGATGCACTCGCGCGGCTTTCCCGCCTGCGCGGTGTGCTCGCCGCACATAATGACTGGAACAGCGAATCCCTGGGCACCGTGCTCAAGGCATTTGCAGAATCCGAAGGCGTTGGCTTTGGCAAGATTGGCCAGCCTTTGCGCGCCGTACTGACCGGAGGCGCCCCGGCGCCCGATATGAGCCTGGTGCTGGGATTGCTGGGCCGCGATGAAACACTTGCCAGGCTGGACGATCACGCCCGCCTGGACTGA